The following proteins are co-located in the Palaemon carinicauda isolate YSFRI2023 chromosome 3, ASM3689809v2, whole genome shotgun sequence genome:
- the LOC137635576 gene encoding uncharacterized protein PF3D7_1120000-like — protein sequence MDLKALKEEYSIAMKDLKALKEEYSIALMDLKALKEEYSISMKDLKALKEEYSIAMKDLKALKEEYSIALMDLKALKEEYSIAMKDLKALKEEYSIALMDLKALKEEYSISMKDLKALKEEYSIGMKDLKALKEYAIALKDLKALKKQYSITPKDLKALKDLKALKEEYSITLKDLKAPKEEYSIALKDLKALKEECLVVQNYTNSYVREYLVSQTNLKAQNEYLVALKALVIVLPS from the coding sequence ATGGATTTAAAAGCTCTGAAGGAGGAGTATTCAATTGCAATGAAGGATTTAAAAGCTTTGAAGGAAGAGTATTCAATTGCACTGATGGATTTAAAAGCTCTGAAGGAGGAATATTCAATTTCAATGAAGGATTTAAAAGCTCTGAAGGAAGAGTATTCAATTGCAATGAAGGATTTAAAAGCTCTGAAGGAGGAGTATTCAATTGCACTGATGGATTTAAAAGCTCTGAAGGAGGAGTATTCAATTGCAATGAAGGATTTAAAAGCTTTGAAGGAAGAGTATTCAATTGCACTGATGGATTTAAAAGCTCTGAAGGAGGAATATTCAATTTCAATGAAGGATTTAAAAGCTCTGAAGGAAGAGTATTCAATTGGAATGAAGGATTTAAAAGCTCTGAAGGAGTATGCGATTGCGCTGAAGGATTTAAAAGCTCTGAAGAAGCAGTATTCAATTACACCGAAGGATTTAAAAGCACTGAAGGATTTAAAAGCTCTGAAGGAAGAGTATTCAATTACACTGAAGGATTTAAAAGCTCCGAAGGAGGAATATTCAATTGCACTGAAGGATTTAAAAGCTTTGAAGGAGGAGTGCTTAGTTGTTCAGAATTATACAAATTCTTATGTAAGGGAATATTTAGTTTCTCAGACAAATTTAAAGGCCCAGAATGAATATTTAGTAGCCTTGAAAGCTCTGGTAATTGTTTTGCCAAGCTAG